The Pseudophryne corroboree isolate aPseCor3 chromosome 2, aPseCor3.hap2, whole genome shotgun sequence genome has a segment encoding these proteins:
- the LOC135051136 gene encoding uncharacterized protein LOC135051136, protein MPDVDQQGQDQQATFTLQLTPVDPSQPIQPQDIPQASMSPQLVQAPPQPQIPDDFWSSWTSQQTQSNASLTAHTQHLASLPHHLPRISRNSGRLIVQVGRIATSMEQIRADNNQMLAHLTRIIDEQQRQHQTLIQLIQHNQVVNESLSRIVASHTATNTQLNASINNLSNNITLMAAQQVTSSSGTTTPSQTPVTSPVRRSSRARASEPAQSTAPSTHKRKK, encoded by the coding sequence atgcccgacgtggaccagcagggacaagaccaacaggcaacattcacactgcaactaacacctgttgacccgagccagccaatacagccgcaggatatcccccaagcctccatgagtccacaactggtacaagctccaccccagccacaaattccagatgacttttggtccagttggacaagccaacagacccaaagcaatgccagcctgaccgcacatacccaacaccttgccagtctgccccatcatctaccgcgcattagtcgcaactcgggcagactgattgtccaagtaggccgaatcgcaacatcgatggagcaaatacgggcagacaacaaccaaatgctggctcatttaacgcgcatcattgatgagcaacagcgccagcaccaaacactcatacaactaatacagcacaaccaggttgtgaatgaatctttatcccggattgtagccagccacactgcaaccaacacacaactgaatgccagcataaataatttgagcaacaacataacattgatggcagcacaacaagtgacctccagctctggaaccacgacccctagccaaacgccagtaacctcccctgttcggcgatcctcccgagcacgtgccagtgagccagcacaaagcacagcacccagcacacacaagcgcaaaaaataa